From the Solanum lycopersicum chromosome 10, SLM_r2.1 genome, one window contains:
- the LOC101251227 gene encoding uncharacterized protein, translated as MDSTSKNSPFCLKWPWDVHNQNPKNPLPCTFETPWLFKPFKNLGSGVFNFIQNISKPEPLSPKFNLQSNGGVNQNNTLKLVKKKLTPTEQAELEQSALACALASEKEATVIEFYSPKCRLCNSLVNFVTEVENRNSDWLNIVMADAENDQWLPELLHYDIKYVPCFVLLDKNGRALAKTGVPSSRLHVLAGVSHLLKMRHPQHK; from the exons ATGGATTCTACTTCCAAGAACTCTCCCTTTTGCTTAAAATGGCCTTGGGATGTTCATAACCAAAACCCAAAGAACCCTTTGCCTTGTACCTTTGAAACTCCTTGGCTATTCAAACCATTCAAGAATCTTGGCTCTGGAGTGtttaatttcatccaaaatatCTCAAAACCTGAACCTTTATCACCCAAATTTAATTTACAGTCGAATGGTGGAGTTAACCAAAATAATACCTTGAAGTTGGTGAAGAAGAAATTGACTCCTACAGAGCAAGCAGAGCTCGAGCAGAGTGCGTTAGCGTGTGCCTTGGCCAGTGAAAAAGAGGCTACTGTAATTGAATTTTACTCCCCAAAGTGCCGGCTCTGCAATTCGTTGGTTAATTTCGTTACTGAAGTTGAGAACAGGAACTCTGACTGGCTCAATATTGTTATGGCTGATGCAGAGAATGACCAATGGTTGCCTGAG CTTCTCCATTATGACATAAAGTATGTTCCTTGCTTCGTTTTACTGGACAAAAACGGGAGGGCACTTGCAAAGACGGGTGTTCCTAGTAGCCGACTGCATGTTTTGGCTGGTGTTTCTCATCTCCTCAAAATGAGACATCCACAACACAAATAG
- the LOC101249865 gene encoding photosynthetic NDH subunit of lumenal location 3, chloroplastic, with protein sequence MANTTNLNIIFEALPLIPKIEKIQKKAKTISQKNKEIQENSPPKITRRLALSIGSIALFANSRIDISLAEDNNGFFITGPLQDPSISTNIINKETGTRSFLKKGMYIANIGTKGRIHRLKRYAFDLLALGDLIGTDSWNYVRKYLRIKSTFMYYDFDEVITAAQVNDKQPLTDLANRLFDNVEKLEDAVKKKNLPQTQSCYQETTTILQQVMDRMA encoded by the exons ATGGCAAACACAacaaatttaaacattatatttgaAGCTCTTCCCCTCATTCCCAAGATTgaaaaaattcagaaaaaagcaaaaacaataagccaaaaaaataaagaaattcaagaaaattcaCCACCAAAAATTACAAGAAGATTAGCATTAAGCATTGGTTCAATTGCTTTATTTGCAAATTCAagaattgatatttcacttgcTGAAGATAATAATGGATTTTTTATTACTGGTCCACTACAAGACCCTTCAATATCCACCA ATATTATAAACAAGGAGACAGGTACAAGATCATTTCTTAAGAAAGGAATGTACATTGCTAATATTGGAACAAAAGGGAgaattcataggttgaaaagaTATGCATTTGATTTATTGGCATTAGGGGATTTGATTGGAACAGATTCTTGGAATTATGTGAGGAAATATTTGAGGATTAAATctacatttatgtattatgattttGATGAAGTTATCACAGCTGCACAAGTGAATGATAAGCAACCTCTCACTGATCTTGCTAATCGATTATTTGATAACGTTGAGAAG CTTGAAGATGCTGTGAAGAAAAAGAACCTGCCTCAAACACAATCATGTTATCAAGAAACAACTACTATTCTCCAACAAGTCATGGACAGAATGGCATAA